CCTGACCTTAGGCCAACACATGTCTAAATGGTGTTAGGCAACTGTGCTGCTagggaaaaaaccaccacctTGCTGGGTCTGTCGGCCAGCTGATGTGAACAGGGTAAGTTTGTATAAAACACTGTTTCTATTGGTGTTTGGAGTCGGGAGCGTGAAAGTTGTCATTGTTTCAATCTCGTGTGGCTCGGAAgggtgggaagagaaagaagaaaaaaccagaacagtATGGGGAATGGCCTGGGAAACCTTGACAAACACAAAGGCTTGTCTTGCGCTGTTGGTGCTTCTTGGGTTTAGCTGATGCTGGTTTAGCGCTATTGGCTGTCTTCCCATTAGCTTTATTTTGGTTGTGTTCTCCCTGCAGTAGAGCAAAAGGTGTCAGTTGTGTTGGGAGGTGCTAGTCTCCCAGGAGACTGCTGGTGATCCTCCAGCAATGAACTGGCATTGCCTTTCCCATCTGTTCTCCTGCCATTGGCGGTAAAATTATGCTTCATATTTGCTTGTCCTCATAGGGTCCCCAGAATTATAGTGGTGGGGTCCTTGTTGGAATAGCTCATGTGCTCTTTTCTGTTAAGCATGGATGGTACGCTTCAGAAATGTATGGTGGcatgttgcttttgttttccaaatggaatttcagtaaaattctTAGGTTGTATCAGTAGGCCTTTGGTTTAGAATAGTTTGAGCTTGTTTTTAGCTCCTGCTGATTTCTTAGCAGCATTTTCATGGAAGTGGCCAGGCTCATAGCTCATGAAGTGAGCTGCTAACAAAACCAATATTGCAGTAGTATTTAGCATATCTGGCTGGGGACCTAGAGCATGTGgtgctacaggccacctgaaAGTGTTTCAGAGCTCACAGAAAACTGTATTGTTCTAACTGGCTTCTAGCATGATCTTTTGGGCTACTATACAGTTAGGTTTTGAAATCTGTGGGGCAAAATTCTGCTGTGGAGTAAGCATCTGGTTGTACGTAGCAATTTCCCACAGCTTAAATACCTTCTGTAAAGAACTTCAGGTCCTCAGGTGCCATAGGTTTTAGCACTGTTGGCAGCAGAGCTCTTCACAGCTGCTTATTCTAATTGCATTCTGAATGAACACACTAAACTGTAAACCTGTAAAAGTTGTCAGTGTAACTGCTATAACTTTCACTGCATCAAAGTGCACAATGCCATGATAAATGCATTAACCACCAGTAGAATCTGCCTTCAGCTCCACAAAAAATCCTACTTGCCGGAAGGCTGGTTCCCGACCCTGAaggtgtatttaaaaaaaaaaaaacaccaccaacaaaaaacagttGAGCTTATAAACTGGAACAGAATTGGAATCGTAGATGAGCTTGCTCTAGATGTAAGGATAGTGAcaattcataaaaataatttatttgccaCATGTGCTGATCTTCTCTTGGTTTTGATATTTAGGGTGTGTTAATAGAATATATATATCTAGTTTAGAAAGTCTGCTGGAGTTATTGTATAAGTTGTGCATTAATTGTCACTTAAGTTGCTGTTTTCTTACTCATTGGATCAGTTTGTTCTGTGTCATGTTGGACGAGGCTTTTCACTGTACGGTTCACAATTACATTTCTTGTAATGTTGGCATTTCTTCTTAGCCTTGCCACAATGAGGAAAAACGTGCCTGCACAATAAAAATTAGCTTTTCTGATGAGTTAACTAGAGAGGGGTAGTCCTGTCAAAAGGTTATAATTAAATGATGGAAATTGTATCACTTCTAAGATGCCTCTATCTATAGCGGtctattttggaaaaaagttctGAATGTTTCTGTGAGATCTAGACTGGCTTTTGTATTGCTGCTTGCAAACCTTCTAAATTTTTTACCTTTCCTATTCTTATATTCCAGGCTGTAAGGACATTCTGTGTTACTGGAGGAAGGTGCTTCTATTTGTGGAGTGACTTATGATGTCAAGAACTGTATCATCCTGGATCTTGAGCTCAGCAAGAAACAGCATTGTTTTACAAGGAAAAGGATGTTTTTACTCCATCTGTATCCCAAATAGAAACAATATAAAATGGAAGCTTGTTTTCTCCAAAACACGTCTTCACCCTTCTGGGAGCTGCAACTTAGACAAaactttcttcttaaaaaaagcaTTCCGACACACTTCCACTGAAGAAGAACAATTCTCTTTCCAGTTGTCTCCATCACAAATCAATGATATACTCAGAGCAGGTGAATTATCCCATAAAATACTACATTTGAATGGTAGAAATGCAAGTTCTGTCTTGAGGTTTGAAAGTAACCAGTTGGCATCCAACACCCCTATCGAAGACCGCAGAAGTGCAGCCACTTGCTTGCAGACCAAAGGGATGATGTTTGGAGTCTTCGATGGCCATGCAGGTTCTGCGTGTGCTCAGGCAGTAAGTGAGAGACTACTTCATTATATAGCGGTTTCTCTCATGTCTCGGCAAACCTTGGAAGAGATCGAGCTTGCTGTGGAGTGCATGAAACCAGTTCTGCCTATTCTGCAGTGGCACAAGCATCCAAATGATGTAGAGTATCGAGAAATAGCTTCACAATATTTTGAAAACCTCAGAGTTTACTGGCAACACCTACTGGACCTAGACACTGAGCCAGGATTTAGTTTAGAAGAAGCCATGATATGTGCATTCAAAAGGTTAGACTCTGATATATCACTGGAAGTTCAGGCTCCCCAGGAAAACGAATTGATGAGAAATGTTGCCCTTCAAGTAGCTTTTTCTGGTGCAACAGCCTGCGTAGCTCACATTGATGGTGTTCACTTACATGTTGCAAATACCGGTGATTGCAGAGCAATTTTAGGGGTTCATGAAGAAGATGGAACGTGGTCTACTCTCCCTCTAACCAGAGACCACAATGCCTTTGATGAATTTGAAATTAGAAGACTGAAGAGAGAGCATCCTAGATCTGAGGAGAAAACCCTATTTGTGAATGACAGATTACTGGGGATTCTCATGCCCTCCAGAGCTTTTGGAGATGTGCAATTAAAATGGAGTAAAGAATTGCAACACAGCATTCTCGAGAATAGCTGTGATGTTGaggctttaaatatttatcagtACGTTCCTCCAAACTACCATACACCCCCTTATTTAACTGCAGAGCCTGAAGTCACATACCACAAATTAAGAAGCAAGGATAAGTTTCTAGTTATTGCTTCAGATGGACTATGGGAGATGCTAAGCAATGAGAAGGTTGTAAAACTTGTTGCTGGACACCTTACAGAGCTTAATGCACAGAAACCACAACTGGCTTTTGAGAAACCAGTCAATTTGGGTTATATGCACAGCTTGTtactgcagaggaaaaacagaggCATTGCCTCACTTGATCAGAACATAGCTACTCATTTAATAAGGCATGCAATTGGAAGTAATGAGTATGGGGAGGTGGACCAAGAGAAACTTGCTGCAATGCTGACATTGCCTGAAGACCTTGCAAGAATGTACAGAGATGATATCACAGTTACTGTGGTGTATTTTAACTCAGAAACAATTGAAAATTACTACAGAAACAATGAATAGAGacttgcactgctgctgttctatACCACTAGCCAGCTTTGATGCTGAAACCATTACTGGTTTTTCTCTAATAGTCCACCTGTTACCAGTGTTATGGACTGGAAGTTCCTAAATCCTTTTGTTATTTACTAGTCTTCAAAATAATGATCTAGAAGCAAGTTTGGTGAAAGTTCCCTGGGTTTCCAGGTCTCtacacactgaagaaaaatgtttcaataaAAGTTTACAGGAATGTAACTCAACTAGACTGCTGACCCAGTTCTGCT
The Falco biarmicus isolate bFalBia1 chromosome 15, bFalBia1.pri, whole genome shotgun sequence DNA segment above includes these coding regions:
- the PDP2 gene encoding pyruvate dehydrogenase [acetyl-transferring]-phosphatase 2, mitochondrial, translating into MMSRTVSSWILSSARNSIVLQGKGCFYSICIPNRNNIKWKLVFSKTRLHPSGSCNLDKTFFLKKAFRHTSTEEEQFSFQLSPSQINDILRAGELSHKILHLNGRNASSVLRFESNQLASNTPIEDRRSAATCLQTKGMMFGVFDGHAGSACAQAVSERLLHYIAVSLMSRQTLEEIELAVECMKPVLPILQWHKHPNDVEYREIASQYFENLRVYWQHLLDLDTEPGFSLEEAMICAFKRLDSDISLEVQAPQENELMRNVALQVAFSGATACVAHIDGVHLHVANTGDCRAILGVHEEDGTWSTLPLTRDHNAFDEFEIRRLKREHPRSEEKTLFVNDRLLGILMPSRAFGDVQLKWSKELQHSILENSCDVEALNIYQYVPPNYHTPPYLTAEPEVTYHKLRSKDKFLVIASDGLWEMLSNEKVVKLVAGHLTELNAQKPQLAFEKPVNLGYMHSLLLQRKNRGIASLDQNIATHLIRHAIGSNEYGEVDQEKLAAMLTLPEDLARMYRDDITVTVVYFNSETIENYYRNNE